The Oryza glaberrima chromosome 9, OglaRS2, whole genome shotgun sequence genome includes a window with the following:
- the LOC127784893 gene encoding probable cinnamyl alcohol dehydrogenase 8A — protein MEHDGTAALGWAARDASGHLSPFSFTRRVQEEDDVTIKVLYCGICHTDLHTIKNEWGNAMYPVVPGHEIVGVVAGVGAGVTRFKAGDTVGVGYFVDSCRACDSCGKGDENYCPTMVITSNGTDYGGATTQGGFSDVMVVRQDYVLRVPASLPPDGAAPLLCAGVTVYSPMVEYGLNAPGKHLGVVGLGGLGHLGVKFGKAFGMKVTVISSSPAKREEALERLGADAFLSSRDGEGMAAAAATMDGIIDTVSAGHPLVPLLSLLKPKGQMVVVGAPAAPLQLPAIAIIDGGKRVAGSGGGSVAECQAMLDFAGEHGIAADVEVVAMGDVNAALGRLERNDVRYRFVIDVAGTLHAAAAPS, from the exons ATGGAgcacgacggcacggcggcgctcgGCTGGGCGGCGCGGGACGCCTCCGGCCACCTCTCACCGTTCAGCTTCACAAGAAG GGTTcaggaggaagacgacgtgACGATCAAGGTGCTCTACTGCGGCATCTGTCACACCGACCTGCACACCATCAAGAACGAGTGGGGCAACGCCATGTACCCAGTCGTCCCCGGCCACGAgatcgtcggcgtcgtcgccggcgtcggcgccggcgtgaCCAGGTTCAAGGCCGGCGACACGGTGGGCGTGGGCTACTTCGTCGACTCGTGCCGCGCCTGCGACAGCTGCGGCAAGGGGGACGAGAACTACTGCCCGACGATGGTGATCACGTCGAACGGCACGGACtacggcggcgccaccacccaGGGCGGCTTCTCCGACGTCATGGTCGTGAGGCAGGACTACGTGTTGCGCGTCCCGGCGAGCCTGCCGCcggacggcgcggcgccgctgctgtgCGCCGGCGTGACGGTGTACAGTCCGATGGTGGAGTACGGCCTGAACGCCCCCGGGAAGCACCTCGGCGTGGTCGGCCTCGGCGGGCTGGGCCACCTGGGCGTCAAGTTCGGCAAGGCGTTCGGGATGAAGGTGACGGTGAtcagctcgtcgccggcgaagcgGGAGGAGGCGCTGGAGCGGCTCGGCGCCGACGCGTTCCTGTCGagccgcgacggcgaggggatggcggcggcggcggcgacgatggacgGGATCATCGACACGGTGTCCGCGGGGCACCCGCTGGTGCCGCTGCTGTCGCTGCTGAAGCCCAAGGggcagatggtggtggtgggcgcgccggcggcgccgctgcagCTGCCCGCGATCGCCATCATCGATGGCGGGAAGCGCGTCGCCGGGAGCGGCGGGGGCAGCGTGGCCGAGTGCCAGGCGATGCTGGacttcgccggcgagcacggcatCGCCGCGGACGTCGAGGTGGTCGCCATGGGCGACGTCAACGCCGCCCTCGGCCGCCTCGAGAGGAACGACGTGAGGTACCGCTTCGTCATCGACGTCGCCGGCAccctgcacgccgccgccgcgccgtcctag
- the LOC127784738 gene encoding LOW QUALITY PROTEIN: probable cinnamyl alcohol dehydrogenase 8B (The sequence of the model RefSeq protein was modified relative to this genomic sequence to represent the inferred CDS: deleted 1 base in 1 codon): MSRHFRTHTTSLLTFPSSSSGELAITRLPFSSSKLLLQQLRSISPAAAATVTITTTSSPARNLKRASATAAAASRGMEEHGKAAVGWAARDDSGVLSPYNFSRRAQKDDDVTIKVLYCGICHTDLHVVKNDWGNAMYPVVPGHEIVGVVTGAGAGVTKFKAGDTVGVGFFVGSCRTCDSCGKGYENYCPTMVITSNGKDYGGAATQGGFSDAIVVNEHYVLRVPAGLPLDGAAPLLCAGVTVYSPMVIHGLNAPGKHVGVVGLGGLGHVAVKFAKAFGMRVTVISTSPGKRREALEHLGADEFLVSRDAGQIAAAAGTMDGILNTVSAWHPVAPLFALMKPMAQMVFVGAPTRPLELPAYAIVPGGKGITGNCVGGIRDCQAMLDFAGEHGITAEVEVIKMDYVNTAMERLEKNDVRYRFVIDVAGSSLGGSGDDKI, encoded by the exons ATGTCACGTCATTTTCGCACGCACACCACCTCGCTTCtcaccttcccctcctcctcctccggtgaaCTCGCGATCACTCGCTTGCCATTCTCCAGCAGCAAgcttcttcttcagcaactcAGGAGCAtttcacctgctgctgctgcgaccgtgaccatcaccaccacctcgtcgccggcgagaaaCCTGAAGAGGGCGAGTGCgaccgcggcagcggcg agcaggGGGATGGAGGAGCATGGCAAGGCGGCTGTCGGCTGGGCGGCCAGGGACGACTCCGGCGTCCTCTCCCCGTACAACTTCTCCAGGAG GGCTCAGAAGGACGATGACGTCACCATCAAGGTGCTCTACTGCGGCATCTGCCACACCGACCTGCACGTCGTCAAGAACGATTGGGGCAACGCCATGTACCCCGTCGTCCCCGGCCACGAGATCGTCGGcgtcgtcaccggcgccggcgccggcgtgacCAAGTTCAAGGCCGGCGACACGGTGGGCGTGGGCTTCTTCGTCGGGTCGTGCCGCACCTGCGACAGCTGCGGCAAGGGGTACGAGAACTACTGCCCGACGATGGTGATCACGTCGAACGGCAAGGACtacggcggcgcggccacccAGGGCGGCTTCTCCGACGCCATCGTCGTGAACGAACACTACGTGCTCCGCGTGCCGGCGGGGCTGCCGCtggacggcgcggcgccgctgctgtgCGCCGGCGTGACGGTGTACAGCCCGATGGTGATCCACGGGCTGAACGCGCCGGGGAAGCACGTCGGCGTGGTCGGCCTCGGCGGGCTCGGCCACGTCGCCGTCAAGTTCGCCAAGGCGTTCGGGATGCGCGTCACCGTCATCAGCACGTCGCCGGGGAAGCGGCGGGAGGCGCTGGAGCACCTCGGCGCCGACGAGTTCCTCGTCAGCCGCGACGCGGGCcagattgcggcggcggcgggcaccatGGACGGGATCCTCAACACGGTGTCGGCGTGGCACCCGGTCGCGCCGCTGTTCGCGCTGATGAAGCCGATGGCGCAGATGGTGTTCGTCGGCGCGCCGACCAGGCCGCTGGAGCTGCCGGCGTACGCCATCGTGCCGGGAGGGAAGGGCATCACCGGCAACTGCGTCGGCGGCATCAGGGACTGCCAGGCCATGCTCGacttcgccggcgagcacggaaTCACCGCCGAAGTGGAGGTGATCAAGATGGACTACGTCAACACCGCGATGGAGCGGCTGGAGAAGAACGACGTCCGCTACCGCTTCGTCATCGACGTCGCCGGCAGCAGCCtcggcggctccggcgacgaCAAGATATAA